In Variovorax paradoxus, a single genomic region encodes these proteins:
- the nirD gene encoding nitrite reductase small subunit NirD, which yields MSEWQVICRIDDIPVLGSRRVARPVGVDVAVFRNAENQVFALLDRCPHKGGPLSQGIVFGTSVACPLHNWAIGLDDGCAKSPDEGCTPKFAVKLEEGVVHLDAAELATHATDLERPVAGPKVLSPLPLGEG from the coding sequence ATGAGCGAATGGCAAGTCATCTGCCGCATCGACGACATCCCCGTGCTCGGCTCGCGCCGCGTGGCGCGGCCGGTGGGCGTGGACGTTGCGGTGTTCCGCAACGCCGAAAACCAAGTGTTCGCACTGCTGGACCGCTGCCCGCACAAGGGCGGCCCGCTGAGCCAAGGCATCGTGTTCGGCACCAGCGTGGCCTGCCCGCTGCACAACTGGGCCATCGGGCTGGACGACGGCTGCGCGAAGTCGCCCGACGAAGGCTGCACGCCGAAGTTCGCGGTGAAGCTGGAAGAAGGCGTGGTGCATCTCGACGCCGCCGAACTGGCGACGCACGCCACCGACCTCGAGCGTCCGGTCGCCGGACCGAAGGTGTTGTCCCCTCTCCCGCTGGGAGAGGGCTAG
- a CDS encoding DUF6351 family protein → MKTCAPAKRRLLWPVAMSLAALLLGSCGGGSGSSAPTWTGFPAAGGGTADPGTSAPPVSVGKIALATLSGRADMVTGGDTLLEVALPEGVAATDVRVTRNGEDVTSAFSARPGGRALRGLVAGLAAGDNTLAAKAGDKASGELVVTNHPITGPVFSGPHLKPFECRTAASGLGAATDADCSAATTFDWFYFTPAGVRKALADPLGPRPGDLATTTTLEGRTVPFIVRVESGTINRSIYRIAVLDDPAEPGRWNPKGWNGRIVLRFGESTAAQYNQGVNTLNDVFKPDSIDVQNIEALRKGYAYVMSTLNINKVNVNDVLAAETAMMLREHIAKRYGLPRWMVGMGGSGGAIQQMLIAQNYPGILDGLMPDSAFPDVFGTALAVSDCRLLDAYFTNPASPGYPFSDAKRKAVEGHLKGTCRTWSIGNGDAVLATSGSISPACGLENAALVYDPLGNPGGARCTVYDINVNSLGRDPATGFARRPLDNVGVAYGLDGLRKGAITAAEFLDLNEKIGGYDRDGNLAAQRTVADTEALQRAYALGRIGSGSGGLATVPLLSLHPYAEPGSDIHTIYNDLKIREQLMQANGRADNQVIWLFPNPQLAALIGKPGQVQPLSVLLRDTLVARLALMTQWLDGMADDPAPPDADKVARHKPADAVDSCWDVNDSTRYKETATFNDAGKCNVLYPKTPPPRMVAGGPLADNVVKCQLKPVRVEDFLPVTFSPAEKSRLDAIFPDGVCDFAKPGVGQAALKGTWLRY, encoded by the coding sequence ATGAAGACCTGTGCGCCCGCCAAGCGACGCTTGCTGTGGCCCGTCGCGATGAGCCTTGCCGCGCTGCTCTTGGGCAGCTGCGGCGGCGGCAGCGGCAGCAGCGCCCCGACCTGGACCGGCTTCCCGGCCGCCGGCGGCGGCACCGCCGACCCCGGCACGTCGGCCCCACCGGTTTCCGTGGGCAAGATCGCGCTTGCCACCCTGTCGGGTCGCGCCGACATGGTGACCGGCGGCGACACGCTGCTGGAGGTCGCCTTGCCCGAAGGCGTGGCCGCCACCGATGTGCGCGTGACGCGCAACGGCGAGGACGTGACCTCTGCCTTCTCGGCCCGACCCGGCGGCCGTGCGCTGCGCGGCCTGGTGGCGGGCCTCGCCGCAGGCGATAACACGCTGGCGGCGAAGGCGGGAGACAAGGCGAGCGGCGAGCTCGTCGTGACCAACCATCCGATCACGGGGCCGGTGTTCTCGGGGCCGCATCTCAAGCCCTTCGAATGCCGCACCGCGGCGTCGGGCCTTGGCGCGGCGACGGATGCGGACTGCTCGGCCGCCACCACCTTCGACTGGTTCTACTTCACGCCCGCAGGCGTGCGCAAGGCGCTGGCCGACCCGCTGGGCCCACGCCCGGGCGACCTTGCCACCACGACCACGCTCGAGGGCCGGACGGTGCCCTTCATCGTGCGCGTGGAGTCGGGAACGATCAACCGCTCGATCTACCGCATCGCGGTGCTGGACGATCCCGCCGAGCCCGGCCGCTGGAACCCGAAGGGCTGGAACGGGCGCATCGTCTTGCGCTTCGGCGAGTCGACCGCCGCGCAATACAACCAGGGCGTCAACACGCTGAACGACGTGTTCAAGCCGGACAGCATCGACGTGCAGAACATCGAGGCGCTGCGGAAGGGCTACGCCTACGTGATGTCCACGCTCAACATCAACAAGGTCAACGTCAACGACGTGCTTGCGGCCGAGACCGCGATGATGCTGCGCGAACACATCGCCAAGCGCTACGGCCTGCCGCGCTGGATGGTCGGGATGGGTGGATCGGGCGGGGCCATCCAGCAGATGCTGATCGCGCAGAACTACCCGGGCATCCTCGACGGGCTGATGCCGGACTCGGCCTTTCCCGACGTGTTCGGTACCGCGTTGGCGGTGTCCGATTGCCGCCTGCTCGACGCCTACTTCACCAACCCGGCGAGCCCCGGCTATCCGTTCAGCGATGCCAAGCGAAAGGCAGTGGAGGGCCATCTCAAGGGCACCTGCAGGACCTGGAGCATCGGCAACGGCGACGCGGTGCTGGCAACCAGCGGTTCGATTTCACCGGCCTGCGGCCTGGAGAATGCGGCACTCGTCTACGACCCGCTGGGCAATCCGGGCGGCGCGCGCTGCACGGTGTACGACATCAACGTCAATTCGCTCGGGCGCGATCCGGCCACCGGCTTTGCGCGGCGGCCGCTCGACAACGTGGGCGTGGCCTACGGGCTCGACGGCTTGAGGAAGGGCGCGATCACCGCGGCCGAGTTCCTCGACCTGAACGAGAAGATCGGCGGCTACGACCGCGACGGAAACCTCGCCGCGCAGCGCACCGTGGCCGACACCGAAGCGCTGCAGCGCGCCTATGCGCTCGGCCGCATCGGCAGCGGATCGGGCGGCCTGGCCACCGTGCCCCTGCTGAGCCTGCATCCCTATGCAGAGCCTGGCTCCGACATCCACACCATCTACAACGACCTCAAGATCCGCGAGCAACTGATGCAGGCCAACGGCCGTGCGGACAACCAGGTGATCTGGCTGTTCCCCAATCCGCAGCTGGCCGCGCTGATCGGGAAGCCGGGGCAGGTGCAGCCGCTGAGCGTGCTGCTGCGCGACACGCTCGTCGCGCGGCTGGCATTGATGACGCAATGGCTCGACGGCATGGCCGACGACCCCGCGCCGCCGGACGCCGACAAGGTGGCCCGTCACAAGCCTGCCGACGCCGTCGATTCCTGCTGGGACGTGAACGACAGCACCCGCTACAAGGAGACCGCGACGTTCAACGATGCCGGCAAGTGCAATGTCCTCTATCCGAAGACACCGCCTCCGCGCATGGTGGCGGGCGGGCCGCTGGCGGACAACGTGGTCAAGTGCCAGTTGAAGCCGGTGCGGGTGGAGGACTTCCTTCCGGTGACTTTCTCGCCGGCCGAGAAGTCGCGGCTCGACGCGATCTTTCCTGATGGTGTGTGCGACTTCGCGAAGCCCGGCGTCGGCCAGGCGGCGCTCAAGGGCACCTGGCTGCGCTACTGA
- a CDS encoding type IV pili methyl-accepting chemotaxis transducer N-terminal domain-containing protein, whose protein sequence is MKRRVFIASAAIAGLGAGLHVNAQVADLNDAINKAGRQRMLSQRASKAYLALVQNVEARNAQQVLDKSIALFERQLGELKAFAPSPAIRGTYDSLDSAWSEFKRELTGTAPSKAEAAKVVKLDATVLALANQGTTQYEAASGKPVGRLVNIAGRQRMLSQRMAKFYLATAMQIDPAGSTAEIGKARTEFLSALELLRNAPEATAQIRQELVLADAQWIFFNRGLQRLEGAGASPALMSDVFVTSENLLAIMDRVTGLYSDLKT, encoded by the coding sequence TTGAAACGGCGGGTCTTCATCGCTTCCGCCGCCATTGCCGGCCTGGGCGCGGGCCTGCACGTGAACGCGCAGGTCGCCGATCTCAACGATGCCATCAACAAGGCCGGCCGCCAGCGCATGCTGTCGCAGCGCGCGAGCAAGGCCTACCTGGCGCTGGTGCAGAACGTGGAAGCGCGCAATGCGCAGCAGGTGCTCGACAAGTCGATCGCGCTGTTCGAGCGGCAACTGGGGGAGCTCAAGGCCTTCGCGCCCAGCCCTGCCATCCGTGGCACCTACGACTCGCTCGACAGCGCCTGGAGCGAGTTCAAGCGCGAACTCACGGGCACGGCGCCCAGCAAGGCTGAGGCCGCCAAGGTCGTGAAGCTCGACGCCACCGTGCTCGCGCTCGCCAACCAGGGCACCACGCAGTACGAGGCGGCCTCGGGCAAGCCGGTGGGCCGGCTGGTCAACATCGCCGGGCGCCAGCGCATGCTGTCGCAGCGCATGGCCAAGTTCTACCTGGCCACGGCAATGCAGATCGACCCGGCCGGCAGCACCGCCGAGATCGGCAAGGCGCGCACCGAATTCCTCTCGGCGCTCGAGCTGCTGCGCAACGCGCCCGAGGCCACCGCGCAGATCAGGCAGGAGCTGGTGCTGGCAGACGCGCAGTGGATCTTCTTCAACCGCGGCCTGCAGCGGCTGGAAGGCGCCGGCGCCTCGCCCGCGCTGATGTCCGACGTGTTCGTCACCAGCGAGAACCTGCTGGCGATCATGGACCGCGTCACCGGCCTTTATTCCGACCTCAAGACCTAA
- a CDS encoding nitrate reductase: MRETRSTCPYCGVGCGVIIESHGDEITGVRGDPEHPANFGRLCTKGSTLHLTASATVTRQTRLLQPMQRIVRREAPTVVTWDTALDNAAGKFAQVIRDHGPDSVGFYVSGQLLTEDYYVFNKLAKGLIGTNNIDTNSRLCMSSAVAGYKQTLGADAPPACYDDLKHAQCILIVGSNTAWAHPILFRRLEDAKAANPALKIVVADPRRTDTAEIADLFLPIQPGTDVMLFNGMLHLMLWEGWMDAKYIAAHTNGFDALKATVRECTPDKVAQVCGVSKEDLLEAARLFATSPATLSLYCQGLNQSSSGTAKNAALINLHLATAQIGKPGAGPFSLTGQPNAMGGREVGGLANLLSAHRDLANPDHRAEVAALWGVPSVPEKPGKTAVEMFQAAADGEIRALWIACTNPAQSMPDQATVRRALERAEFVVVQEAFATTATCAFADLLLPATTWGEKEGTVTNSERRISRVRPAVPAPGAARNDWSIAVAFAHRLERQMGRAFTLFPYETAESVWNEHRESTRGRDLDITGMSYAMLETAGPQQWPLKEGESTGRARLYEDGVFPTPDGRARFVDTIYKPVAEAREARYPFSLNTGRLRDQWHGMSRTGTAGRLFGHVPEPVVQMNAQDMARRQIREGDLVHLTSRRGSIMLPARASAEVGLSQAFVAMHWGEEYLSGCSSNGTRLAGINALTTPAFCPTSKQPELKHTPVKILKAELPWSLLAMAWLPSDAALTAQRALQPLMALFPFATCVPFAGNTQGAERSGILFRAAAHDAPDDALVEKIEALLGLQTSDALRYADRRRGQRRSARLVRRADGSAGLEAFLLGGDTSAEAWIATLLREELPAQSYGRLLLSPGSKAPVAVQSRGKTVCTCFNVTDLAIETELGRCGGSPDERLAALQGALKCGTNCGSCVPELKRRVREHPAAQSLAA, encoded by the coding sequence ATGCGGGAGACCCGCTCCACCTGCCCCTACTGCGGCGTCGGCTGCGGCGTCATCATCGAATCGCACGGCGACGAGATCACCGGCGTGCGCGGCGACCCCGAGCACCCCGCCAACTTCGGCCGCCTGTGCACCAAAGGCTCGACGCTGCACCTCACGGCCAGCGCCACGGTCACGCGCCAAACGCGGCTGCTGCAGCCCATGCAGCGCATCGTTCGCCGCGAAGCACCCACCGTCGTGACCTGGGACACCGCGCTCGACAACGCCGCCGGCAAGTTCGCGCAGGTGATCCGCGACCACGGCCCGGATTCGGTCGGCTTCTACGTGTCGGGCCAGTTGCTGACAGAGGACTACTACGTCTTCAACAAGCTCGCCAAGGGTTTGATCGGCACCAACAACATCGACACCAACTCGCGCCTGTGCATGAGCAGTGCCGTGGCCGGCTACAAGCAGACGCTGGGCGCCGACGCGCCGCCGGCCTGCTACGACGACCTGAAGCATGCGCAGTGCATCCTCATCGTGGGCAGCAACACGGCCTGGGCGCACCCCATTCTGTTTCGCCGCCTGGAAGACGCGAAGGCCGCGAACCCGGCGCTGAAGATCGTCGTGGCCGATCCGCGCCGCACCGACACGGCCGAAATCGCCGACCTCTTCCTGCCCATCCAGCCCGGCACCGACGTGATGCTGTTCAACGGCATGCTGCACCTGATGCTGTGGGAAGGCTGGATGGATGCGAAGTACATCGCTGCGCACACCAATGGCTTCGACGCATTGAAGGCCACGGTGCGCGAATGTACGCCCGACAAGGTGGCGCAGGTCTGCGGCGTCTCGAAGGAAGACCTGCTCGAAGCGGCGCGTCTTTTCGCCACCTCGCCGGCCACGCTGAGCCTGTACTGCCAGGGGCTGAACCAGTCGTCCAGTGGCACGGCGAAGAACGCGGCCCTCATCAACCTGCACCTGGCCACCGCGCAGATCGGCAAGCCCGGCGCCGGTCCGTTCTCGCTGACGGGCCAGCCCAACGCGATGGGCGGCCGGGAGGTCGGCGGCCTCGCCAACCTGCTGAGCGCGCACCGCGACCTGGCCAATCCCGATCACCGCGCCGAAGTGGCCGCGCTGTGGGGTGTGCCCTCCGTCCCCGAGAAGCCGGGCAAGACGGCGGTGGAGATGTTCCAGGCCGCCGCCGACGGCGAGATCCGCGCGCTGTGGATCGCCTGCACCAACCCCGCGCAGTCGATGCCCGACCAGGCCACGGTGCGCCGCGCGCTGGAGCGTGCCGAGTTCGTCGTGGTGCAGGAAGCCTTTGCCACAACCGCAACCTGCGCCTTCGCCGACCTGCTGCTGCCCGCCACCACCTGGGGCGAGAAGGAAGGCACCGTGACCAACAGCGAGCGCCGCATCTCGCGCGTGCGCCCGGCCGTGCCGGCGCCGGGCGCGGCGCGCAACGACTGGTCGATCGCGGTGGCATTCGCGCATCGGCTCGAGCGCCAGATGGGCCGCGCCTTCACGCTCTTTCCCTACGAGACGGCCGAGTCGGTCTGGAACGAGCACCGCGAATCCACGCGCGGGCGCGACCTCGACATCACCGGCATGAGCTACGCGATGCTGGAGACCGCCGGCCCGCAGCAATGGCCGCTGAAAGAGGGAGAAAGCACCGGCCGCGCGCGCCTGTACGAAGACGGCGTGTTCCCCACGCCCGACGGCCGCGCCCGTTTTGTCGACACGATCTACAAGCCGGTGGCCGAGGCTCGCGAGGCACGCTACCCGTTCTCGCTGAACACCGGCCGCCTGCGCGACCAGTGGCACGGCATGAGCCGCACGGGCACGGCCGGGCGCCTCTTCGGCCACGTTCCCGAGCCCGTGGTGCAGATGAACGCGCAGGACATGGCGCGCCGGCAGATCCGCGAAGGCGACCTGGTGCACCTGACCTCCAGGCGTGGCTCGATCATGCTGCCCGCGCGCGCCAGCGCCGAGGTGGGGCTGAGCCAGGCCTTCGTCGCCATGCACTGGGGCGAGGAGTATCTGAGCGGCTGCTCGTCGAACGGCACGCGGCTGGCGGGCATCAACGCGCTCACCACGCCGGCCTTCTGCCCCACATCGAAGCAGCCCGAGCTGAAGCACACGCCGGTGAAGATCCTCAAGGCCGAGCTGCCGTGGTCGCTGCTGGCCATGGCGTGGCTGCCTTCCGATGCCGCGCTGACCGCGCAACGTGCGCTCCAGCCGCTGATGGCACTGTTTCCTTTTGCGACCTGCGTGCCCTTCGCCGGCAACACGCAGGGTGCGGAGCGCAGCGGCATCCTTTTTCGCGCGGCAGCGCACGATGCGCCCGACGACGCGCTGGTCGAAAAGATCGAAGCCTTGCTGGGCCTGCAGACCTCCGACGCACTGCGTTACGCCGACCGGCGCCGAGGCCAGCGCCGCTCTGCGCGGCTGGTGCGCCGCGCCGACGGCAGCGCCGGCCTGGAAGCCTTCCTGCTGGGCGGCGACACCAGCGCGGAGGCCTGGATCGCGACCTTGCTGCGCGAGGAGTTGCCTGCGCAGAGCTACGGGCGCCTGCTGCTGTCGCCGGGCTCGAAAGCCCCGGTGGCGGTGCAGTCGCGCGGCAAGACGGTGTGCACCTGCTTCAACGTGACCGATCTGGCCATCGAGACGGAACTCGGCCGATGCGGCGGTTCGCCAGACGAGCGGCTGGCAGCCCTGCAGGGCGCGCTGAAGTGCGGCACGAACTGCGGCTCGTGCGTGCCCGAACTCAAGCGCAGGGTGCGCGAGCACCCTGCGGCGCAGTCGCTGGCGGCGTGA